The Triticum aestivum cultivar Chinese Spring chromosome 3A, IWGSC CS RefSeq v2.1, whole genome shotgun sequence genome includes a region encoding these proteins:
- the LOC123063053 gene encoding protein FAR1-RELATED SEQUENCE 5 — MNTTILWPHETLLAFLRSHRRISDEQKADIIEMQSVGIRKHKIMDVLCMQSGGYDHVGCMLRDIYNFCHRYKQETVAAGDAQTVIRHMMARQERDPDYFFKYLVDKDGHLKGLFWSDTQSRLDYEAFGDVVVFDSTYRTNKYNLPFVPFVGLNHHRSTVIFGCGIISHETNEVYEWMLQTFSEAMSQKHPISVITDGNLAMQRAIRMVWPDSYHRLCVWHIQQNIVRHLHDDEVREEFRSFIYDSSSIEEHERKWIEFLRRNEVTSEESWLHQMYQMRKLWCAPYLVGRCFLGLSSNQRSESLNSMLHTHLEGKMTLFDMLEHYECCLSGRRLNEAILDIVALQSIPFTDADASSLEKHVVRVFTPCMFQLVRWSINAVSKCVISEILDAWELTTYVVAKIDRREKKFEVRCEMKEGSLYRISCSCRKLECLGTPCSHIFYILGIRQVEVLPRCCVPMRWTMSAKSAFPPTRKSEMYDYSASLVRYRELRNLSHVACFRACQSSEEYQRLKMILSEQVGSKESSRGQEECIRFGPVLPQTTEIDCGDLEKVLDPVHVQGRGAPKKRLQAKMKKQRSKRKCGYCGVEGHDRRTCNKLKEQTVSYNSLYKAIGKMDAAAEPQESDVVLVAKWPNRLYPMVAM, encoded by the exons ATGAACACAACCATCCTTTGGCCCCACGAGACCTTGCTTGCTTTTTTGCGTTCCCACAGAAGAATCAGTGACGAGCAGAAAGCGGACATTATAGAGATGCAAAGTGTTGGAATCCGGAAACACAAAATCATGGATGTGTTGTGCATGCAGTCCGGTGGATATGACCATGTTGGATGCATGCTGAGGGACATCTATAACTTCTGTCATCGCTACAAGCAGGAAACAGTCGCTGCCGGTGATGCTCAGACGGTGATCCGTCACATGATGGCGCGGCAAGAGAGAGACCCAGATTATTTCTTCAAATACTTGGTTGATAAAGATGGGCATCTGAAGGGATTGTTCTGGTCCGATACTCAATCCCGCcttgactacgaggctttcggTGATGTTGTGGTTTTTGATAGCACATATAGGACCAATAAGTACAATCTACCGTTTGTTCcgtttgtcgggttgaatcaccaccgcaGCACAGTTATCTTTGGATGCGGGATAATATCTCATGAAACTAATGAGGTGTACGAGTGGATGTTGCAGACATTTTCTGAAGCCATGTCGCAGAAGCATCCGATATCTGTAATCACTGACGGGAACCTTGCAATGCAAAGAGCGATCAGGATGGTGTGGCCTGACTCATACCACAGGCTGTGCGtatggcacattcagcagaacatCGTACGCCATTTGCATGATGATGAGGTTAGGGAAGAATTCAGATCTTTCATATATGACTCGTCTTCTATTGAAGAGCATGAGAGAAAATGGATAGAGTTCTTACGAAGGAATGAAGTGACAAGTGAGGAGTCATGGTTGCATCAGATGTATCAGATGAGGAAGTTGTGGTGTGCTCCATACCTGGTGGGGCGCTGTTTCTtaggattgagcagcaatcagCGGAGTGAGAGCCTAAACTCCATGCTACATACACATCTTGAGGGTAAGATGACCTTGTTTGATATGTTAGAGCACTATGAGTGTTGCCTTTCGGGACGACGCTTGAACGAGGCGATCCTAGACATCGTGGCCTTGCAGTCCATTCCATTTACAGACGCTGATGCTTCAAGTCTCGAGAAACATGTTGTCCGGGTTTTCACGCCTTGTATGTTTCAGTTGGTCAGATGGAGCATAAATGCTGTCAGCAAATGTGTTATCAGCGAGATACTAGATGCATGGGAGTTGACTACATATGTTGTGGCTAAGATCGATAGAAGAGAGAAGAAGTTTGAAGTGCGCTGTGAGATGAAGGAAGGTTCTTTGTATAGGATAAGTTGTTCTTGTCGTAAGCTGGAATGCTTGGGAACACCATGCTCTCACATATTCTACATCTTGGGAATACGTCAAGTGGAAGTGCTGCCTAGGTGTTGTGTTCCCATGAGGTGGACGATGAGTGCGAAGTCTGCATTCCCTCCGACCAGAAAGAGTGAGATGTACGACTATTCGGCAAGCCTTGTGAGGTACCGTGAGTTGCGGAATTTGAGTCACGTAGCATGTTTCCGGGCATGTCAATCTAGTGAGGAGTATCAGCGTCTGAAGATGATTCTGAGTGAACAAGTTGGCAGCAAGGAATCAAGCCGTGGTCAGGAGGAATGCATTAGGTTTGGTCCGGTGCTACCACAGACGACGGAAATTGATTGTGGAGATTTGGAAAAGGTTCTGGACCCAGTGCATGTGCAAGGCCGAGGTGCACCGAAGAAAAGGTTGCAGGCAAAGATGAAGAAGCAAAGGTCAAAGAGGAAATGTGGCTACTGTGGGGTGGAAGGTCATGATCGGCGTACATGCAATAAATTGAAAGAG CAAACTGTTAGCTACAACTCTCTATACAAGGCCATTGGCAAAATGGACGCAGCTGCTGAGCCTCAAGAGAGTGATGTTGTGTTGGTGGCGAAGTGGCCCAACCGCCTCTATCCTAT GGTTGCCATGTGA
- the LOC123059003 gene encoding keratin, type I cytoskeletal 9, whose amino-acid sequence MSWWKSKSHFSADSQDSSSDGAYRGGKERSPSRRKKSDEDEEEYRPYAGYGANTNRGGANEGGGGGYNNGYGGGGSYSNGNSGITPYNGGGGYNSNSSYGNGGGGYNNNSSYGNGNGGDGYNNAPSWASQDTGGRTPMYINTREVHVYGAPQNDDDYNGDQKRRGGGGGGSGFFGPAFHAVGHFVDRRFGLDDRN is encoded by the coding sequence ATGTCGTGGTGGAAGTCCAAGTCGCACTTCAGCGCCGACAGCCAGGACTCGAGCTCCGACGGCGCGTACCGCGGAGGTAAGGAACGCTCGCCGTCACGTCGCAAGAAGTccgacgaagacgaggaggagtacCGCCCCTACGCAGGCTACGGCGCCAACACCAACCGCGGCGGGGCCAACGAAGGCGGGGGCGGCGGCTACAAcaacggctacggcggcggtggcTCGTACAGCAACGGCAACAGCGGTATCACGCCCTACAACGGCGGCGGTGGCTACAACAGCAACTCTTCCTACGGCAACGGCGGCGGTGGCTACAACAACAACTCTTCCTACGGCAACGGCAACGGCGGCGACGGGTACAACAACGCTCCCAGCTGGGCATCCCAGGACACCGGCGGCCGGACGCCGATGTACATAAACACCAGAGAGGTCCACGTCTATGGGGCGCCGCAGAACGACGACGACTACAACGGCGACCAGaagaggcgtggcggcggcggcgggggcagcggGTTCTTCGGTCCGGCCTTCCATGCCGTCGGCCATTTCGTCGATCGCAGGTTCGGCCTCGACGATAGGAACTGA